A DNA window from Trypanosoma brucei brucei TREU927 chromosome 10, whole genome shotgun sequence contains the following coding sequences:
- a CDS encoding hypothetical protein (GPI-Anchor Signal predicted for Tb10.61.2500 by DGPI v2.04, no cleavage site predicted) — protein MDRQFLCGNWCLTCITTVRVSGMCLYTHTHTHIFVFPDFSLLLFAFSSSWTLFFIFLKYGSFCLPSFVAVNISHLIPGLFSPLSVTARGSRRRRGRLAFCLVAAVFVCCPFTPT, from the coding sequence ATGGACCGCCAGTTTCTGTGCGGTAATTGGTGTTTGACATGCATTACAACTGTTCGCGTGTCTGGAATGTGtctatacacacacacgcacacacacatcttcGTTTTCCCTGACTTTTCCTTGCTTTTATTTGCATTTTCATCATCGTGGactcttttcttcatttttttaaagtacGGTTCTTTCtgtcttccctcttttgtggCTGTCAACATTTCTCATTTGATCCCTGGCCTTTTCTCCCCTCTCTCCGTCACCGCGAGAGGtagcaggaggaggagggggagacTTGCCTTTTGTTTAGTTGCTGCCGTATTTGTGTGCTGTCCTTTTACCCCAACATAA
- a CDS encoding mitochondrial carrier protein, putative: MLKQRLQAGQHRNLRSALVHITHGVTPGVATDTAPTSMRVRGIPNLLSGIPVMLLRDVPFAVIQMLCYEALKVALHTDRRPHYLPLCGALGGATAAFITTPLDLLKTRIMLGQVSSPRAGRPKKLSVVCGALQELLHEVPRPTDRWGPMQRFFRGAVPRVTWISIGGSVFFTTYEVVRRYCSCYRFHEK; this comes from the coding sequence ATGCTGAAGCAGCGGCTTCAGGCGGGGCAACACAGGAACCTGCGCAGCGCATTGGTACACATAACTCACGGTGTTACACCTGGTGTTGCTACGGATACAGCACCAACAAGCATGCGAGTACGAGGTATTCCGAACCTTCTCAGTGGGATACCTGTCATGCTGCTACGTGATGTCCCTTTCGCTGTCATACAGATGTTGTGCTATGAGGCACTCAAAGTGGCACTGCACACAGACAGACGGCCCCATTACTTACCACTATGTGGCGCATTAGGAGGCGCTACCGCCGCATTTATTACAACACCGCTAGACCTTCTGAAGACGCGCATTATGCTTGGACAGGTGAGCAGCCCGAGGGCGGGGCGCCCAAAAAAACTTTCAGTGGTGTGTGGTGCGCTTCAGGAGTTACTTCATGAAGTACCGCGCCCAACGGATAGGTGGGGGCCCATGCAGCGATTCTTCCGCGGTGCAGTTCCTCGCGTAACGTGGATTTCCATCGGCGGTAGTGTCTTCTTTACAACATACGAAGTGGTTCGTCGTTATTGTAGTTGTTATCGTTTCCATGAAAAATAA
- a CDS encoding protein kinase, putative (similar to MAP kinase kinase kinase wis4 (EC 2.7.1.-) (MAP kinase kinase kinasewak1) (MAP kinase kinase kinase wik1). (Swiss-Prot:O14299) (Schizosaccharomyces pombe;) curated by M. Parsons, P. Ward, J. Mottram) — translation MSSMEELHATPPPQRFNDASESDPNDDDDDNSSTSTAGPPGSTRTGRYRRFVAESSVISNKSPNTPPPRGYRRSGAAKRNGSYRVAFSSKQHSRNGRSLSNTSTVASLMGSVQEWSCSFCMFSPGRAAAPPQRSFLFSQRMSLGGGYVPLPNGGAHSSLSVSPRPCIESPRLDGWRHSIPFSPSHGASISGPAGTGDAGGVNASNSHVTGRASPSSASPSPLPGMYWFGLPSMAASGGTPPRSVAYYAMGGSPRLVNRGGSGCFTSAARKELSGLVRSLASHIALTGTPIGNGNTTHPVDIHKGPLIGVGGFAKVYAGVDCVTGSLVAIKEINMAEVNDQEGFRAISKEFGVLKSLKHPNIVSYIFFEHSVSQKVCRIVMELHTGGSTLSLLERFGPLQETILRRFSRHLLEAIAFIHQKGFLHRDIKPANILVSHDGVVKLCDFGCCKRVNELNKSTNCVIGTPLYMAPEFIKGEGTHKSDIWSMGCSLFELATGKLPWYHTGVRDHIPLMFYITTTSESPLVLPPNEEEFDFSPEFIHFLEQCFIRNVSQRPEAVELLKHPWITGRRLHPDSLFTGAGVSVSQNWQSTYGVADEEQLCQNELEEVSARISVEMCNVWIAGGIKGVPATPLRVSQQTELQHKSDDITNTLSAGERRPLELQATMGNSRSESPAASCFSGAGGASTSPTICLDAALHDTFSYTVPRGASAGNFVFPQSTSFSTSLTSPQYLRITDDGNLEFATVADDDQVEVSADIDDAFLNVPRVRTDGKHNFTLDACSKTPVYPGSINGPGANVLSNSPCNTPQVDPASNDNSNVSLTSTVRSSTCRNSRFVPLAHNQSMSLLSSSSFGSRVVSPSRYSQQALNISPTTSQCLQPLTRVTPSSPKPTSPSTAQSSEDVPREGASHLLPSSIRSRLPENVKRDVNGRLCMCFPVPTGDPEKCLRIPLNIDPEDVQCKVIERSPSLVVTFSDNIKAQITAKMNELSATGTTDNVESGLEGHSTVSRVGNSFFRGTVRASPNVRHSLGSTSRPRNLASITKSVVAVSDPHPHNYQGRRSGSSLCASLTYSSSTDGRTPTHSGDV, via the coding sequence ATGAGTTCGATGGAGGAATTACACGCAACACCTCCACCCCAACGCTTTAACGATGCATCGGAGAGCGATCCCAAtgacgacgatgacgatAACAGCAGCACGTCTACCGCTGGTCCGCCTGGGTCGACGCGCACGGGGCGCTACCGCCGTTTTGTTGCGGAATCGTCTGTGATAAGCAACAAGTCACCAAACACCCCTCCGCCGCGGGGTTACAGGCGCAGCGGCGCAGCAAAACGCAATGGGAGTTATCGCGTTGCATTTTCAAGCAAACAGCACTCACGTAACGGGAGAAGCCTGAGCAACACAAGTACTGTCGCCAGCCTTATGGGTAGTGTACAGGAATGGAGTTGTTCCTTTTGCATGTTCAGTCCTGGACGAGCAGCGGCTCCGCCTCAAAGGTCGTTTTTGTTCAGTCAACGAATGTCACTGGGTGGAGGTTACGTGCCCCTACCGAACGGTGGGGCCCACTCGTCGTTGAGTGTGTCACCACGCCCCTGTATAGAGTCACCACGGTTGGATGGCTGGCGTCACTCAATTCCTTTTAGTCCTTCACACGGTGCAAGCATTAGTGGTCCTGCTGGCACAGGAGATGCCGGTGGAGTCAATGCAAGCAACTCTCATGTCACCGGTCGTGCATCACCTTCGTCTGCTTCACCTAGTCCGCTTCCAGGAATGTACTGGTTCGGTCTGCCGTCGATGGCAGCCAGCGGAGGAACGCCCCCAAGATCGGTTGCTTACTACGCTATGGGTGGTTCCCCGCGGTTGGTGAACAGGGGAGGTAGTGGGTGCTTTACGTCTGCGGCAAGGAAAGAACTGTCAGGGCTTGTGCGATCACTCGCATCCCACATAGCGCTCACCGGAACACCAATCGGTAATGGGAACACGACTCACCCAGTGGACATCCATAAAGGCCCGCTAATTGGGGTGGGTGGCTTCGCGAAAGTTTATGCTGGGGTGGACTGTGTCACTGGGAGCCTCGTCGCCATTAAGGAGATTAATATGGCGGAGGTGAATGATCAAGAGGGGTTTCGCGCCATTAGTAAGGAATTTGGCGTTCTGAAGTCTCTGAAACACCCGAATATTGTCTCGTACATATTTTTTGAGCACAGTGTTTCGCAAAAAGTGTGTCGAATTGTGATGGAACTGCATACGGGTGGATCGACACTTTCTCTATTGGAGCGGTTTGGGCCCCTTCAGGAGACGATACTGCGCAGATTTTCTCGGCATTTGTTGGAGGCTATAGCCTTCATTCACCAAAAGGGGTTCTTGCACCGTGATATTAAACCAGCTAATATCCTTGTGAGCCATGATGGCGTGGTGAAGTTGTGTGATTTCGGATGCTGCAAGCGTGTAAATGAACTGAATAAGTCCACAAATTGCGTAATTGGAACACCCTTGTACATGGCACCCGAGTTCATCAAAGGAGAGGGGACTCACAAATCCGATATCTGGTCGATGGGATGCTCGCTGTTTGAACTTGCAACGGGTAAATTACCGTGGTACCACACGGGTGTGCGTGATCATATTCCTCTTATGTTTTACATCACCACAACAAGTGAGTCCCCACTTGTACTGCCGCCGAACGAAGAGGAATTTGACTTTAGCCCAGAGTTCATTCACTTTTTGGAGCAGTGCTTCATTCGTAACGTGTCCCAGAGACCCGAAGCAGTGGAACTTCTTAAGCACCCGTGGATCACGGGGCGGAGGCTACATCCTGACTCTCTCTTCACAGGCGCTGGAGTGTCCGTTAGTCAAAATTGGCAGTCCACGTACGGTGTAGCAGATGAGGAGCAGTTGTGCCAGAATGAACTTGAGGAGGTTTCTGCCCGTATCTCGGTGGAGATGTGCAATGTATGGATTGCCGGTGGAATCAAGGGAGTACCCGCTACCCCCTTACGTGTTTCTCAGCAAACTGAGCTGCAGCACAAGAGCGATGACATCACGAATACACTTAGCGCAGGTGAAAGACGTCCCTTAGAGCTTCAGGCAACGATGGGTAACAGCCGCTCTGAAAGTCCAGCGGCTAGCTGTTTCAGCGGTGCAGGTGGTGCCTCGACAAGCCCAACCATTTGCTTAGATGCAGCACTCCATGACACCTTCAGCTACACCGTACCCCGTGGGGCGTCGGCCGGAaactttgttttccctcagAGCACCTCGTTCTCGACCTCATTGACCTCCCCCCAGTATTTGCGTATCACTGACGATGGAAACTTAGAGTTCGCTACTGTCGCTGACGACGATCAGGTGGAAGTAAGCGCTGATATAGACGACGCCTTTCTGAATGTTCCTCGTGTGCGCACGGACGGCAAGCACAACTTCACCCTCGATGCATGCAGCAAAACTCCCGTTTATCCGGGCAGTATTAACGGACCCGGGGCTAACGTCCTGTCAAACTCCCCTTGTAACACACCGCAAGTGGACCCGGCAAGCAATGACAACAGTAATGTATCACTTACGTCTACCGTACGAAGCTCCACGTGCCGCAACAGCCGCTTTGTACCATTAGCACACAATCAAAGCATGTCGCTCCTGTCAAGTTCCTCCTTTGGGTCACGTGTTGTCTCTCCGTCGCGGTACTCTCAACAGGCGTTAAACATTTCGCCAACAACATCGCAATGTCTCCAGCCACTGACAAGAGTGACGCCGTCGTCGCCGAAACCCACATCTCCCTCCACAGCTCAAAGCAGCGAGGATGTCCCGCGTGAAGGGGCAAGTCATCTACTACCTTCTTCAATAAGATCGCGTCTGCCAGAAAATGTAAAACGTGACGTGAATGGAAGGTTATGCATGTGCTTTCCCGTTCCTACGGGTGACCCTGAGAAATGTCTTCGCATTCCGCTGAATATTGATCCAGAAGACGTTCAATGCAAGGTCATTGAGCGGTCTCCCAGTCTCGTGGTGACCTTTAGTGACAACATTAAAGCACAAATCACGGccaaaatgaatgaattgtCGGCCACCGGTACCACTGATAACGTCGAGAGCGGTTTGGAAGGACACTCGACTGTATCGCGAGTTGgcaactccttcttcagAGGAACTGTGCGAGCGTCACCTAATGTTCGCCACAGTTTGGGAAGCACATCGCGGCCACGGAATCTAGCCTCAATAACGAAGAGTGTAGTGGCGGTTTCTGATCCGCATCCACACAATTATCAAGGACGAAGAAGTGGTAGTAGTTTGTGCGCTTCGCTAACCTATTCGTCATCTACTGATGGAAGGACACCCACGCATTCAGGGGATGTGTAA